Proteins encoded within one genomic window of uncultured Draconibacterium sp.:
- a CDS encoding DNRLRE domain-containing protein: MNKFREKYIVRWNLIKVFFFSFALIALITQCEIQENFDYEYHNTSGELDMTAWEFIQSRDEHSLLEDAITAAGFESYYSGSTESSFILPTDDAFNSYLSDNGYSSISEVPLPILKNVLLYHIVTEKALFTDEDFSVSNNPVAFSTQNGQIMYLSRDNNYRGVINYDTNKSWTIKTSNLEPTNGAIHIVYDIVYYSAVTGDTDVPTDMFEYDSIFATQDVYVRAGTYVDDNFGTAADLVLRVDTDDGTSVNDRKIFLMFDLSEATKSGTLREAYLSLGAWYSAGKEKNINLHNVQDITWSENTITWNNMPTPDTDIISATPSIPLDGTPTLFKLDCTDYYQSKSESPGKVTILVDADDESNDGIIFISKESTDYSYAPCLIAVYSDASSTLEMGTNTGLSVTSQGVVVLTTNNLCMEGAATADIVYTLESVPTDGWLIMGSQILSAGDKFGQLDIDAGNIVYINEGNASSDSFTVSVNDKDGGSIDPFDVAITIE; this comes from the coding sequence ATGAATAAGTTTCGTGAAAAATATATAGTGAGATGGAATCTCATCAAAGTTTTCTTCTTTTCTTTTGCCTTAATCGCATTGATAACTCAATGTGAGATACAGGAAAACTTTGATTATGAATACCACAATACTTCCGGAGAATTGGACATGACGGCTTGGGAATTTATCCAAAGTCGGGATGAGCATTCACTGTTGGAAGACGCAATTACTGCTGCCGGTTTTGAAAGTTATTATTCAGGCTCAACTGAATCTTCTTTTATTCTGCCCACCGATGATGCATTTAACAGTTATTTATCAGACAATGGTTATAGCAGTATTAGCGAAGTGCCGCTTCCTATTTTAAAAAATGTTTTGTTATATCATATTGTTACCGAGAAAGCATTATTTACCGATGAAGATTTTTCTGTTAGCAACAACCCGGTTGCCTTTTCTACCCAAAACGGACAGATAATGTACTTGTCGCGTGATAATAATTACCGCGGTGTTATAAATTATGACACAAATAAAAGTTGGACAATAAAAACATCAAACCTTGAGCCGACTAATGGAGCAATACATATTGTATATGATATTGTTTACTACTCGGCAGTTACGGGAGATACTGATGTCCCTACCGATATGTTTGAGTACGATTCCATTTTTGCCACACAGGATGTTTATGTAAGAGCTGGTACATATGTGGATGATAACTTTGGAACAGCAGCTGATCTTGTATTAAGAGTTGATACTGATGATGGCACCAGTGTTAATGACAGGAAAATCTTCTTGATGTTCGATTTGAGTGAAGCAACAAAAAGCGGAACACTTAGAGAAGCATATCTAAGTCTTGGCGCGTGGTATTCAGCAGGAAAAGAGAAAAATATTAATTTGCATAATGTTCAGGATATTACGTGGTCAGAAAATACCATAACATGGAATAATATGCCAACGCCCGATACAGATATTATTTCAGCTACTCCTTCAATCCCACTTGATGGTACACCCACTTTATTTAAATTGGATTGTACTGATTACTATCAGTCAAAATCAGAATCGCCTGGAAAAGTAACAATTCTGGTTGATGCTGATGATGAAAGTAATGATGGTATCATTTTTATATCGAAAGAAAGTACAGATTATTCTTACGCTCCCTGTCTTATTGCTGTTTATTCTGATGCTTCAAGTACATTGGAAATGGGTACAAATACCGGATTATCGGTGACTAGTCAGGGAGTTGTTGTACTAACTACCAACAATCTTTGTATGGAAGGAGCTGCTACTGCTGATATTGTTTATACGCTTGAATCAGTTCCAACAGATGGGTGGCTGATTATGGGGTCGCAAATATTGTCTGCCGGCGATAAATTTGGTCAGCTTGATATTGATGCAGGTAATATAGTTTACATAAACGAAGGTAACGCATCGAGTGATAGTTTTACCGTTTCGGTAAATGATAAAGATGGCGGTAGCATTGACCCATTTGATGTTGCTATTACCATTGAATAG
- a CDS encoding TonB-dependent receptor gives MKKINESDVSGLKKYFLVVGSIFLLLMLSVGSVMAGDQQLKISGTVSDAKTGEPLPGVNIVVKGTTIGGSSDFDGKYTIEVRSSSDILLFSFLGYKSEEVAIGNRTIIDFKLTESIQELDEVVAIGYGVQKKRDLTGAITSVNSKSIEDTPIKDVVSVLQGRASGVHVVSNSGAPGDGITISVRGQSTLSSGNTPLYVIDGVPVESNELNTMNGLPGYGDEHGLNPLGDINPQDIESIEVLKDAASTAIYGSRAANGVVLITTKRGKEGKAQINVNAFTGFSQLTHKLSVLNTAQWREIVIEGYRNYDYWAGSQTPSEPSWTVIDSLNPTMNGDVDWQNVMYRTAKQYQFDFSVTGGSELFKYAFSTSYLDQEGIILASKYKRITSRLNTDYQASKRLKIGQSISFAHSANDKINAGGTGNNSVVSHILVRPPVYSLTYPDGSPIDYFFGKRNIVALAEECTHLNTTNRLIGNQYLEYQIIEGLKFRTNVSVDFISMKEDEFYSSAVYNGTDTRGYVRAIDNITWANENFFTYKKTFNDAHNLSALLGYSQQEWKKEVTGMQGDDFIGDYITTMNAAGTISGKEVNRTDEHALVSFFGRVGYDYKSKYFFEATMRADGSSRFGKNKRFGYFPSVSAAWRFTDEPFFEGVKGVLNDGKFRVSWGQTGNEAIGNYVAQGEFSVGYNYLGNTGAAPTVMPNEDLTWETTSQFDIGTDLSFFDNRMTLAADYYKKTTTDMLYAVPIPETTGFDYITQNIGKIENQGMEFSLTTHNFVRKFKWTTNLNLSFNRNKVVDLPDELLTNGFIQNGSYHILKEGESIGIFYGYKALGVYSRDEDNVNQVRKDSETGHLFQGGDMIWDDVNGDNVINDEDKQVIGNAQPDFIGGIINDFSYKNFSLNVFFQFSYGNDIYSDLSSMRNTVYSYNNVSTDALNRWREQGDVTDYPKHTRNDPMRNSYNSRISSRWVEDGSYVKLKSVSLAYNLPSDIVNKLNLGGIRAYITGENLLTWTHYSCYDPDVSSYSGLQIGVDKGSFPQSRTFIFGLNLKF, from the coding sequence ATGAAAAAAATCAACGAATCAGATGTGTCTGGGCTAAAAAAGTATTTTTTAGTTGTTGGATCAATTTTTTTGTTGTTGATGTTGTCGGTCGGTAGTGTTATGGCCGGAGATCAACAATTAAAGATTTCAGGAACGGTTTCCGATGCCAAAACAGGAGAACCGCTTCCGGGGGTGAACATTGTAGTCAAAGGTACTACAATAGGGGGATCTTCCGATTTTGATGGTAAATATACTATCGAAGTGCGAAGTTCTTCCGATATTCTGTTATTTTCTTTCCTTGGGTATAAATCAGAGGAAGTTGCAATTGGCAACAGAACCATAATCGATTTTAAGCTAACGGAATCGATTCAGGAGTTGGATGAAGTTGTTGCTATTGGTTATGGAGTTCAAAAGAAAAGAGATCTTACGGGGGCAATAACTTCTGTAAACAGTAAATCTATTGAAGACACCCCGATAAAAGATGTTGTGTCTGTTCTTCAGGGCAGGGCTTCCGGTGTGCATGTAGTATCAAACTCAGGAGCTCCGGGCGACGGAATTACCATTTCCGTTAGAGGGCAATCTACGCTAAGTTCAGGAAACACTCCTCTTTATGTTATTGATGGTGTGCCGGTTGAATCGAACGAGCTAAATACTATGAACGGGCTTCCCGGTTATGGTGACGAGCATGGATTAAATCCACTGGGCGACATTAACCCACAAGACATAGAATCTATTGAAGTTTTAAAAGATGCTGCTTCTACAGCGATCTATGGTTCAAGGGCTGCCAATGGGGTTGTTTTAATTACCACAAAACGTGGAAAAGAAGGAAAGGCCCAAATAAATGTGAATGCTTTTACGGGATTTAGTCAACTTACGCACAAACTTAGTGTATTAAATACCGCTCAATGGAGGGAGATAGTAATAGAAGGATATAGAAATTATGATTACTGGGCTGGGAGTCAAACACCTAGCGAACCAAGTTGGACCGTAATTGATTCATTAAATCCAACGATGAACGGTGATGTTGACTGGCAAAATGTTATGTACCGCACAGCAAAACAATACCAATTTGATTTTTCTGTTACAGGAGGGAGCGAATTGTTTAAATATGCCTTTAGTACCTCGTATTTAGATCAGGAAGGTATAATATTAGCCTCAAAATATAAAAGGATTACATCGAGATTAAATACAGATTATCAGGCTTCTAAAAGACTAAAAATTGGTCAAAGTATTTCATTTGCACATTCTGCAAACGATAAAATTAATGCAGGTGGTACAGGGAATAATAGTGTAGTCTCACATATTCTGGTAAGACCTCCGGTATATTCACTGACATATCCCGATGGCTCGCCAATTGATTATTTTTTCGGAAAAAGAAATATAGTGGCTCTTGCCGAGGAATGTACGCATTTAAACACAACTAATAGATTAATTGGAAACCAATACTTGGAGTATCAAATTATTGAAGGTTTAAAATTCAGAACAAATGTAAGTGTTGATTTTATTTCGATGAAAGAAGATGAGTTTTATTCGTCTGCTGTTTATAACGGAACAGATACAAGAGGATATGTTAGAGCAATTGACAATATTACCTGGGCTAACGAAAACTTCTTTACTTACAAAAAAACATTTAATGATGCTCATAACCTGTCGGCTCTTTTAGGATATAGTCAACAGGAATGGAAAAAAGAAGTAACCGGAATGCAGGGAGACGATTTTATTGGCGATTATATAACCACAATGAATGCTGCCGGAACTATCTCGGGAAAAGAAGTAAATAGAACTGATGAGCATGCATTGGTTTCATTTTTCGGAAGGGTTGGTTACGATTATAAGAGTAAGTATTTTTTTGAAGCAACTATGAGAGCCGATGGTTCTTCGCGTTTTGGTAAAAACAAACGCTTTGGTTATTTCCCCTCTGTTTCTGCTGCCTGGCGTTTTACCGACGAACCTTTTTTTGAGGGTGTTAAAGGTGTTTTGAACGATGGTAAATTCAGAGTAAGTTGGGGACAAACAGGTAACGAGGCCATAGGAAATTATGTTGCACAAGGTGAATTCAGTGTCGGTTATAATTATCTGGGAAATACGGGCGCGGCACCAACGGTTATGCCTAACGAAGACCTAACCTGGGAAACAACCTCACAGTTTGATATCGGAACAGATCTATCGTTCTTTGACAACAGGATGACGCTTGCAGCAGACTATTACAAAAAAACAACAACCGACATGCTTTATGCTGTTCCAATTCCGGAAACTACAGGTTTTGACTATATAACCCAAAACATTGGGAAAATTGAGAACCAGGGAATGGAATTTTCATTAACCACCCATAACTTTGTGCGTAAGTTTAAATGGACAACCAATCTTAATTTGTCATTTAACAGAAATAAAGTGGTTGATTTACCCGATGAATTGTTGACTAATGGTTTTATACAGAATGGAAGTTACCATATTTTAAAAGAGGGTGAATCAATTGGTATTTTTTATGGATATAAAGCCTTAGGTGTTTACTCGCGCGATGAAGACAATGTGAATCAGGTAAGAAAGGACTCTGAAACAGGCCATTTATTCCAAGGGGGCGATATGATATGGGACGATGTAAATGGCGATAATGTAATTAATGATGAAGATAAGCAGGTTATAGGAAATGCACAACCCGATTTTATTGGAGGTATTATCAATGATTTTTCATACAAAAATTTCAGTCTGAATGTATTTTTCCAGTTTTCGTACGGAAATGACATATATAGTGATTTAAGTAGTATGAGAAACACTGTTTATTCTTATAATAACGTTTCTACTGATGCATTGAACCGATGGAGAGAACAGGGAGATGTTACCGATTATCCAAAGCACACACGAAACGATCCAATGCGGAATTCGTACAATAGCCGTATATCAAGCCGATGGGTTGAAGATGGTTCTTATGTTAAATTAAAAAGCGTAAGTTTAGCTTACAATCTTCCATCAGACATTGTTAACAAGCTTAACTTAGGTGGCATAAGGGCATATATTACCGGAGAAAATCTGCTAACCTGGACACACTATTCTTGTTACGACCCCGATGTTAGTTCATACAGTGGTCTTCAGATTGGTGTTGATAAAGGTTCATTTCCTCAGAGCCGTACATTTATTTTTGGGTTAAATCTTAAATTCTAA
- a CDS encoding heparinase II/III family protein: protein MELDRRRFLKRLASGSAGVVITGTSLAENMIGLPLHYNFSRANDSDKGLFPFFRYMQDISLGNFFAKDQGGKFIQMQLINSEDDSVIVESIRNGLIQGVLGEPISWAKLEKTELEKSVWLNRFYYLPPFARIYYLTKDQSYLEDMMTIVRLWIKDNPRETEHPTSKYNWYDMQVAWRAIHFSWCYFLGEDGLSEEDKMLLLHSLEEHAEVLAEGFGKATLNEFNHQAHGALAMLYLGVLFPGFHNAKELTEGGIHILEHHIIHAFYNDGGNVEQMFGYYPFEACIFRDAYLLCTQNGITPPANIVPLLEKMEHYLSVVAQPDDTMPPVNDSYPMPTEVTVKTISEILNTEKTSPTSFYFPDTQIGVMRSGTSEKDGWYILANPAKLIGSHAHAGRLGFVAWFGQQPLFIESGCNSYDDSLLVKWYRTSRAHNTVIIDGQEDEATSSDIQWAAKRQTENHITDWIEKENYRMVRMFSPSTEESNNAVNWTRNLTLIRDDYMLIYDYFNAKESHDYEILLHLPPVEVAADKKNKAFVIKSESLVGVMPFDAESYSEMQIAEGYISVEARDVLAPLIMYKTSGQEKHSVLLATPVKESVTEFKLKQEIRDDGIVLTIRHVSGKEDIILFRKPDVEVMTYGKIKIKDWMTIL from the coding sequence ATGGAGTTAGACAGGAGAAGGTTTTTGAAAAGGTTGGCTTCAGGAAGTGCCGGGGTAGTAATTACCGGCACTTCACTGGCCGAAAACATGATTGGGCTACCGTTGCATTACAATTTTAGTAGGGCAAACGATTCTGACAAGGGGCTATTTCCATTTTTTAGGTACATGCAGGATATTAGTCTCGGAAATTTTTTCGCAAAAGATCAGGGTGGGAAATTTATTCAAATGCAGCTGATAAATTCAGAAGATGATTCTGTTATTGTTGAAAGCATAAGAAACGGATTAATCCAGGGGGTTCTAGGTGAGCCTATAAGTTGGGCAAAGCTTGAAAAAACAGAACTTGAAAAAAGTGTCTGGCTGAATCGTTTCTATTACTTGCCTCCGTTTGCTAGGATCTATTACCTGACCAAAGACCAAAGTTACCTGGAAGATATGATGACGATTGTTCGCCTCTGGATTAAAGATAATCCACGTGAGACAGAACATCCAACCTCAAAATACAATTGGTACGACATGCAGGTGGCCTGGCGTGCCATCCATTTTTCGTGGTGTTATTTTCTGGGTGAAGATGGCCTTTCGGAAGAGGATAAAATGTTGCTATTGCATAGCCTTGAAGAACATGCCGAAGTCTTGGCCGAAGGTTTTGGAAAAGCAACGTTGAACGAATTTAATCATCAGGCACATGGTGCGCTGGCAATGCTTTATCTGGGAGTTTTATTCCCCGGTTTTCACAATGCAAAAGAATTAACAGAAGGGGGAATCCATATTCTCGAACACCATATAATACATGCATTTTATAATGATGGGGGAAATGTGGAGCAAATGTTTGGCTATTATCCTTTTGAAGCCTGTATTTTCAGGGATGCTTATTTGCTTTGCACCCAAAACGGCATTACTCCGCCAGCTAATATTGTTCCGCTGCTGGAGAAAATGGAGCATTATCTTTCTGTCGTCGCCCAGCCGGATGATACTATGCCCCCGGTAAACGATTCGTATCCAATGCCTACAGAGGTTACTGTAAAAACGATCAGCGAAATACTAAATACAGAAAAAACAAGTCCAACTTCCTTTTATTTTCCCGATACACAAATTGGGGTCATGCGAAGTGGCACATCTGAAAAAGATGGTTGGTATATATTGGCAAATCCGGCAAAACTAATTGGGTCTCATGCTCATGCCGGGCGTTTGGGCTTTGTTGCCTGGTTTGGGCAGCAACCACTTTTTATTGAAAGTGGCTGTAATAGTTACGATGATTCGTTGTTGGTGAAATGGTATCGTACCTCTCGTGCACACAACACGGTTATTATTGATGGGCAGGAAGATGAAGCTACTTCAAGCGATATCCAATGGGCCGCAAAACGACAAACAGAAAATCATATAACAGACTGGATAGAAAAGGAAAATTATCGCATGGTCAGGATGTTTTCGCCATCAACCGAGGAATCGAACAATGCTGTAAACTGGACTCGAAACCTGACACTAATCCGGGATGACTACATGTTGATATATGATTATTTTAATGCGAAAGAATCACACGATTATGAAATTTTACTTCATCTGCCTCCTGTCGAAGTTGCAGCAGATAAGAAAAATAAGGCTTTTGTGATTAAATCCGAATCATTAGTGGGAGTAATGCCTTTTGATGCCGAAAGTTATTCTGAAATGCAAATTGCTGAAGGATATATTAGTGTAGAGGCCCGCGATGTGTTGGCACCGTTAATTATGTACAAAACCAGCGGGCAAGAAAAACATTCCGTTCTGTTGGCAACTCCAGTTAAAGAATCGGTTACTGAATTTAAGTTAAAACAAGAAATCAGGGACGACGGTATTGTTTTAACAATAAGGCATGTTTCAGGCAAAGAAGATATTATATTGTTTCGCAAACCGGATGTGGAAGTTATGACATATGGAAAAATCAAAATAAAAGACTGGATGACTATCCTTTAA
- a CDS encoding LacI family DNA-binding transcriptional regulator, which translates to MKASRITIKDLAEKMNLSVSTISRALHDHPSIGKTTTNKVKKLAKELGYFPNSVASNLRKNKTYNIGVIVPRIDIHFHSLAISGMEEVAYKSGYAVTIYQSQNSLEREISVTKLLQKNLVDGIIICLSLETINCDHFNKFREQNVPMVFYDRVSNDFEASKVVINDFEAAYKATEHLILNGCKKIAHIAGHQNTPIFNDRLKGYKAALANYNLPVHKNMIEFTTELSYEEGVRCAKKLLSNQTVPDGIFCANDYTAISAIQAFTKAGYRVPKDIAIVGFSNYPISRIIEPTLTTVDDHAFLMGQTAAKLLIRQIEEKNKGIESETIVLKTDIIVRESSSI; encoded by the coding sequence ATGAAAGCATCACGAATTACGATTAAGGATCTGGCAGAAAAGATGAATCTTTCTGTATCAACCATATCACGAGCTCTGCACGACCACCCAAGTATTGGAAAAACAACAACCAACAAAGTAAAAAAGCTTGCAAAGGAACTTGGTTATTTTCCAAACTCTGTTGCATCAAATCTTCGGAAAAATAAAACATATAATATTGGTGTAATTGTCCCCCGAATTGATATTCATTTCCATTCTCTGGCTATTAGCGGGATGGAAGAGGTTGCCTATAAAAGTGGGTATGCCGTTACCATTTATCAATCGCAAAATTCTCTTGAACGTGAAATTTCAGTCACCAAACTGCTACAAAAAAATCTGGTGGATGGAATCATCATCTGTTTAAGTCTTGAAACAATAAATTGTGATCATTTTAATAAGTTCAGAGAGCAGAATGTTCCCATGGTATTTTACGATCGGGTATCTAATGATTTTGAAGCCAGCAAAGTTGTAATTAACGATTTTGAAGCGGCATATAAAGCAACAGAACATCTAATATTGAATGGATGTAAAAAGATTGCTCACATTGCAGGACATCAGAATACCCCTATTTTTAATGACAGGCTCAAAGGATATAAAGCTGCTCTTGCCAATTACAATCTACCTGTTCATAAAAACATGATTGAGTTTACAACAGAACTTAGTTATGAAGAAGGTGTTAGATGTGCAAAAAAATTACTATCAAACCAAACAGTACCGGATGGCATTTTCTGTGCAAACGACTATACTGCAATCAGCGCGATACAGGCATTTACAAAAGCTGGATACCGTGTACCAAAAGATATTGCGATTGTAGGTTTTAGTAACTACCCTATTTCCCGAATTATTGAGCCTACATTAACAACTGTTGACGATCATGCTTTCCTGATGGGGCAAACAGCTGCAAAATTATTGATTCGTCAAATTGAAGAAAAAAATAAAGGTATTGAATCAGAAACAATTGTTCTGAAAACAGATATTATTGTACGCGAATCATCCAGTATTTGA
- a CDS encoding RagB/SusD family nutrient uptake outer membrane protein yields the protein MKYIKFIIASILLIQGTSCVDEILDKEPVSDYSASGFYKTETDCEAGVYGIYDAAQSVFRVNAIYWGEGRADNVYTEQTGEHLSLMDNNLSASSLTNSSNWSSLYKMVSRANYAIKYIPDVYDSDDDDGNQLIAQARALRALAYFYLVKVWGDVPLITEPYTSTDQDIFTTRTDQEEVLDQVEEDLIYATQNCKEFFNSDNDRIMFNQGTANALLTKVYMWRHEYEKALETSQLVLDNSLYSLEPNMDGWSSIFTSGDSDESIFEVAYEETDQSNWLRTFYATGSYAIYVPSDEFKASYETGDLRIDYVYDATADEPKMIWKYFGKNFDDESTDASDQNIVLIRLADIMLLRAEALAQVGGAANISEALDLLNQIRARAGLTEFATEDDAEAMYGDLESAILHERSIELCYEGHRWFDLVRTGKAISTMNPINGLSSEGNLLWPISSDILNGNPNIEQNEYYQ from the coding sequence ATGAAATATATAAAATTTATAATAGCATCAATTTTATTGATACAGGGAACATCCTGTGTTGATGAAATATTAGATAAGGAGCCTGTAAGCGATTATTCTGCCAGCGGTTTTTATAAAACAGAGACTGATTGCGAGGCAGGTGTTTATGGTATTTACGATGCTGCTCAGTCGGTTTTTAGGGTTAATGCCATCTATTGGGGCGAGGGAAGAGCAGATAATGTCTATACTGAACAAACAGGTGAGCATTTATCTTTAATGGACAATAACCTTAGTGCATCATCATTAACTAATTCTTCTAATTGGAGTAGTTTGTACAAAATGGTAAGCAGGGCCAATTATGCAATAAAATATATCCCGGATGTATATGATAGTGATGATGATGATGGCAATCAATTAATTGCACAAGCACGGGCACTTAGGGCATTGGCTTATTTTTACCTGGTAAAAGTTTGGGGCGATGTGCCACTTATTACCGAGCCTTATACTTCTACAGATCAGGATATCTTTACAACAAGAACAGATCAGGAAGAAGTGCTTGATCAGGTTGAAGAAGATTTAATTTATGCTACCCAAAACTGTAAAGAATTTTTTAATAGTGATAACGACCGTATTATGTTCAACCAAGGTACGGCAAATGCACTGCTTACCAAAGTTTATATGTGGAGGCATGAGTATGAAAAAGCGCTTGAAACTTCGCAGTTGGTGCTTGACAATAGCCTTTATTCGTTAGAACCCAACATGGACGGTTGGAGCAGTATTTTTACAAGCGGTGATTCTGATGAAAGCATTTTTGAAGTAGCTTACGAAGAGACAGATCAGTCGAATTGGCTTAGGACTTTTTATGCTACAGGTAGTTACGCGATATATGTACCTTCTGATGAATTTAAAGCATCATACGAAACCGGAGATTTGCGTATAGATTATGTTTATGATGCAACTGCGGATGAGCCTAAGATGATTTGGAAATATTTTGGAAAGAACTTTGATGATGAGTCTACTGATGCTTCAGACCAGAATATTGTATTAATTCGTTTGGCTGATATTATGCTTTTAAGGGCAGAAGCACTGGCTCAGGTAGGTGGTGCTGCAAATATCTCGGAAGCATTGGATTTACTAAATCAAATCAGAGCTAGAGCCGGTTTGACGGAATTTGCGACCGAAGATGATGCTGAAGCAATGTATGGCGATCTTGAATCGGCAATTTTGCATGAACGTTCTATTGAATTATGCTACGAAGGACACCGTTGGTTCGACCTTGTTCGTACAGGGAAAGCCATATCAACAATGAATCCAATTAACGGATTGAGCAGTGAAGGTAATTTGTTATGGCCAATCAGTAGTGATATCCTAAACGGTAATCCGAACATAGAGCAAAATGAATATTATCAATAA
- a CDS encoding glucosamine-6-phosphate deaminase, which produces MKVKYFKNMDVNVFPTREITGETAGKDVEKQIIKLLNEKDTIRMIFAAAPSQNELLDYLVSSDRIEWNRITAFHMDEYIGLNRTESRSFSTFLNKRLFEKVNFKEVHLINGKATVKEEIKRYSDLISEALIDIVCLGIGENGHIAFNDPPVADFEDKEVLKLVELDESCRIQQVNEECFDTLDDVPREAFTLTIPVLKQAKYLFCVVPGENKQEAVYNTLKGPVTTKCPASILQNHSNCRFYFDEDAMKQVLSDFA; this is translated from the coding sequence ATGAAAGTAAAATATTTCAAAAATATGGACGTGAATGTTTTTCCAACGCGTGAGATTACGGGGGAAACAGCAGGTAAAGATGTGGAAAAACAAATAATTAAGTTACTAAATGAGAAAGATACAATACGAATGATATTTGCTGCTGCTCCTTCTCAAAATGAGTTGCTGGATTACCTGGTAAGTTCTGATAGAATAGAATGGAACCGGATTACAGCTTTTCATATGGACGAATATATTGGTTTAAACCGAACAGAATCACGTTCTTTTTCAACTTTTTTGAATAAGCGCCTGTTTGAAAAAGTTAATTTTAAAGAAGTGCACCTGATTAACGGGAAAGCTACTGTTAAAGAAGAGATTAAGCGGTATTCCGATTTAATTTCAGAAGCGCTGATCGATATTGTTTGCCTGGGAATTGGCGAAAATGGACACATTGCATTTAATGATCCACCAGTGGCTGATTTTGAAGATAAGGAAGTATTAAAACTGGTGGAACTTGATGAGTCTTGCCGAATTCAGCAAGTGAATGAAGAGTGTTTTGATACACTTGATGATGTTCCGCGTGAGGCCTTTACACTAACTATTCCTGTATTAAAGCAGGCAAAATATTTATTTTGTGTAGTGCCCGGTGAAAATAAACAGGAGGCGGTATATAATACGTTGAAAGGACCGGTAACCACAAAATGTCCGGCATCCATTCTTCAAAACCATTCAAATTGCAGGTTTTATTTTGATGAAGATGCAATGAAACAAGTATTATCAGATTTCGCATAG